The Oncorhynchus masou masou isolate Uvic2021 unplaced genomic scaffold, UVic_Omas_1.1 unplaced_scaffold_1342, whole genome shotgun sequence genome includes a region encoding these proteins:
- the LOC135530435 gene encoding cytochrome P450 2K1-like: MDSFYHDDNLLFSVGNLFAAGTDTTGTTLCWGLLLMAKYPHIQDRVQEEINRVIGIRQPLVEDRKNLPYTDAVIHETQRLANIIPMSIPHTTSRDVTFQGYFIKKGTSVIPLLTSVLQDDSEWETPHTFNPSHFLDEQGGFVKRDAFMAFSAGRRVCLGEGLARMELFLFFTSLLQHFRFSPPPGVTEDDLDLTPSVGFTLNPSPHQLCAVSRV, from the exons ATGGATTCTTTCTACCATGACGACAACCTGCTATTTAGTGTTGGTAACCTGTTTGCTGCTGGTACCGACACCACCGGGACAACCCTGTGCTGGGGTCTGCTGCTAATGGCCAAGTACCCCCATATACAGG ACCGGGTCCAGGAGGAAATCAACAGGGTTATTGGAATTCGTCAGCCCTTGGTAGAGGACAGGAAGAACCTTCCCTACACTGATGCAGTGATCCATGAGACCCAGAGACTAGCCAACATTATACCCATGTCCATCCCTCACACCACCAGCCGAGATGTCACCTTCCAGGGATATTTCATCAAAAAG GGGACATCTGTGATTCCTCTACTGACGTCCGTCCTACAGGATGATAGTGAATGGGAGACCCCCCACACCTTTAACCCCTCCCACTTTCTGGATGAGCAGGGAGGATTTGTCAAGAGGGACGCCTTCATGGCCTTCTCTGCAG GTCGTAGGGTGTGTCTGGGGGAGGGTCTGGCCAGGATGGAgctcttcctcttcttcacctccctcctgCAGCACTTtcgcttctctcctcctcctggagTAACGGAGGATGATCTGGACCTCACACCATCTGTGGGGTTCACCCTCAACCCTTCACCTCACCAGCTCTGTGCTGTGAGCCGGGTCTGA